In Amycolatopsis solani, a single window of DNA contains:
- a CDS encoding TIGR03620 family F420-dependent LLM class oxidoreductase: MGTIENTRLGRYGIWTFDFDDQPAGLIRDSVRELEELGWPAVWVPETHGREALTHAGFLLSVTERLTVVNGIAQIWAREPRRTQAAARLLAEAYPDRHLLGLGYGAGQPGARPLQAMSDYLDAMDESPAPGTRRLLAAYGPKMLALARDRSAGAHTYHVTPEHTAQAREILGDGPFLGVEHAVLFETDAARAREIARAHLHTYLTSRFNVAKFQRLGYTEADIDGGRGSDRLVDDLVFWGDLDTVTGKLQAHLDAGADHVGVQVIGVEPGTSALPHWRRLADALLPA, encoded by the coding sequence ATGGGTACGATCGAGAACACGCGGCTCGGCCGCTACGGGATCTGGACCTTCGACTTCGACGACCAGCCGGCCGGCCTGATCCGGGACTCCGTGCGGGAGCTGGAAGAACTCGGCTGGCCCGCGGTGTGGGTCCCGGAGACCCACGGCCGGGAAGCGCTGACGCACGCCGGGTTCCTGCTGTCGGTCACCGAGCGCCTCACCGTCGTCAACGGGATCGCGCAGATCTGGGCGCGCGAGCCGCGCCGAACCCAGGCCGCGGCGCGGCTGCTCGCCGAGGCCTACCCGGACCGCCACCTGCTCGGCCTCGGCTACGGCGCCGGCCAACCCGGCGCCCGCCCGCTGCAGGCGATGAGCGACTACCTCGACGCCATGGACGAGTCCCCCGCACCGGGTACGCGGCGCCTGCTGGCCGCGTACGGCCCGAAGATGCTGGCGCTGGCCCGTGACCGGTCGGCGGGCGCGCACACCTACCACGTGACCCCGGAGCACACGGCCCAGGCGCGGGAGATCCTCGGCGACGGCCCGTTCCTCGGCGTCGAGCACGCGGTGCTGTTCGAGACCGACGCGGCTCGCGCGCGGGAGATCGCCCGCGCCCACCTGCACACCTACCTCACTTCGCGGTTCAACGTCGCGAAGTTCCAGCGGCTCGGCTACACCGAAGCGGACATCGACGGCGGCCGCGGCAGCGACCGGCTCGTCGACGACCTCGTGTTCTGGGGCGACCTCGACACCGTCACCGGCAAGCTGCAGGCCCACCTCGACGCCGGCGCCGACCACGTCGGCGTCCAGGTGATCGGCGTCGAACCGGGCACTTCGGCCCTGCCGCACTGGCGACGGCTGGCCGACGCGCTGCTACCCGCGTAG